From a single Nymphaea colorata isolate Beijing-Zhang1983 chromosome 4, ASM883128v2, whole genome shotgun sequence genomic region:
- the LOC116252211 gene encoding dihydroneopterin aldolase 1-like, translated as MDTEFLMRDKLVLRGLMFHGFHGVLEEEKKLGQKFLVDIDAYLELQKAGDTDNLDDSVSYADIYNLAREVVEGPSFNLLESVATKIVKDIFASYRQISAVRVRVGKPHVAVKGPVEYLGVEIYRSRTNMK; from the exons ATGGACACTGAGTTCCTAATGAGAGATAAGCTTGTTCTCCGAGGTTTGATGTTCCATGGTTTTCATGGTGTTCTCGAGGAGGAGAAGAAATTGGGTCAGAAATTCTTGGTTGACATAGATGCATATTTGGAACTTCAAAAAGCTGGTGACACTGATAACTTGGATGACAGTGTGAGCTATGCAGATATTTACAA CCTGGCTAGAGAGGTTGTTGAAGGACCATCGTTCAATCTTTTGGAGTCTGTTGCTACCAAGATTGTCAAAGATATTTTTGCATCCTATCGGCAAATTTCTGCAGTTCGTGTGAGAGTTGGAAAGCCTCATGTGGCTGTAAAAGGCCCTGTTGAATATTTAGGTGTTGAGATTTATCGGAGCCGGACAAATATGAAGTGA
- the LOC116252927 gene encoding probable galacturonosyltransferase-like 1 codes for MVTTTRIAFIVTIATLAPFFLIAGVNASTKFREAPRFDNSPTCPTIGGATGSAASSDALCVSGLTHVAMTLDAQYLRGSMAAVLSVVQHSVCPENLAFHFVASGTGEEEANLRDTIAATFPYLRFHVYHFDAAAVAGLISASIRPALDRPLNYARTYLAALLPECVSRVVYLDSDVVLVDDIAKLWGTQLRPRSVVAAPEYCKANFTYYFTSAFWSSHALSLTFAGRRPCYFNTGVMVMDLRRWREGGYTARIEAWMELQKQVRIYELGSLPPFLLVFAGDITPVDHRWNQHGLGGDNYKGKCRGLHPGRVSLMHWSGKGKPWVRLDEGRPCPVDALWAPYDLAQPPFVLDS; via the coding sequence ATGGTAACGACGACCCGAATCGCGTTTATTGTCACGATCGCAACGTTGGCACCATTCTTTTTGATCGCCGGCGTCAATGCCTCCACCAAATTCCGGGAAGCCCCGAGGTTCGACAACTCACCAACCTGCCCGACGATCGGCGGTGCGACCGGCTCCGCGGCCAGCAGCGACGCGCTCTGCGTCAGTGGTCTAACGCACGTCGCCATGACGCTCGACGCCCAGTATCTCCGCGGCTCCATGGCAGCAGTTCTGTCTGTGGTGCAGCACTCCGTCTGCCCGGAGAACCTCGCCTTCCACTTCGTGGCGTCCGGCACAGGCGAAGAAGAGGCCAACCTAAGGGACACGATTGCCGCCACGTTCCCTTACCTTCGGTTCCACGTCTACCACTTTGACGCCGCGGCGGTGGCGGGGCTGATCTCGGCTTCCATTCGGCCTGCGCTGGACCGGCCGCTCAATTATGCGCGGACCTACCTGGCGGCGCTCCTGCCGGAGTGCGTCTCCCGCGTCGTCTACCTCGACTCGGATGTTGTGCTGGTGGACGATATCGCCAAGCTGTGGGGGACGCAGCTGCGGCCTCGGTCAGTGGTAGCGGCGCCGGAGTACTGCAAAGCGAACTTCACTTACTACTTCACCAGCGCATTCTGGTCGAGCCACGCGCTGTCGCTGACGTTCGCGGGGCGGCGGCCGTGCTACTTCAACACGGGGGTGATGGTGATGGACCTGCGGCGGTGGCGGGAGGGAGGGTACACGGCAAGGATCGAGGCGTGGATGGAGCTGCAGAAGCAGGTGCGGATCTATGAGCTGGGGTCGCTGCCGCCGTTTCTGCTGGTGTTCGCCGGAGATATAACGCCGGTGGACCACCGGTGGAACCAGCACGGGCTGGGAGGGGACAACTACAAGGGGAAGTGCAGGGGGCTGCACCCGGGCAGGGTGAGCCTCATGCACTGGAGCGGCAAGGGCAAGCCTTGGGTCCGGCTCGACGAAGGCCGGCCGTGCCCTGTCGACGCGCTCTGGGCCCCCTACGACCTCGCCCAGCCCCCATTTGTCTTGGACTCGTAG